One window of Geothermobacter hydrogeniphilus genomic DNA carries:
- a CDS encoding alginate export family protein: MLLLALPQVVAAVELGEVVTKAKKITLGAAIRTRYENRYNHDFDDATPNSSDFTLLRTRLNIGMDVTDDVKAFVQIQDSRIFGANQNEADNGQSLDLRQGYVDVLEFAGLPMTLRVGRQTLVYGDQRLIGAFDWNNVGRAFDGARAMIRLTDNLQLDLFATKVAELDNAVGEQESITPFSPTLVSGNATAGADEDQNFYGAYAMWTPGRQVADFYLLYMEDNSPTVVPTRGIGAGTPLTTGTENIELWTLGTRLKGPLPALAGLDYGFEGAYQFGDGADLDISAFALHGELGYALPLFKKSRLSIEANWASGDDDPTDGDFNTFSNLFPTNHLHYGYMDRVGWSNARNYALKLDSQVTAKLKTKLHFWYFELAEEEDALYHAGGGTIFAAGAANGEREVGQEIDLVATYKYNQVLTFEAAYAHFFVGDAVENAKVEAADADFAYVQMNLKF; the protein is encoded by the coding sequence ATGTTGTTGCTGGCCCTGCCGCAGGTTGTTGCCGCCGTGGAACTCGGCGAGGTTGTGACCAAGGCCAAGAAGATCACCCTCGGGGCCGCGATAAGGACCCGTTACGAAAACCGTTACAATCATGATTTCGATGACGCCACGCCCAACAGCTCCGACTTCACCCTGCTGCGAACCCGGTTGAACATCGGCATGGACGTGACCGACGATGTCAAGGCCTTCGTCCAGATTCAGGATTCGCGCATCTTCGGTGCCAACCAGAACGAGGCCGACAACGGACAGAGTCTGGATCTGCGTCAGGGCTATGTCGATGTGCTCGAGTTCGCCGGGCTGCCCATGACCCTGCGGGTCGGCCGACAGACCCTGGTATACGGCGATCAGCGCCTGATCGGCGCCTTCGACTGGAACAACGTCGGGCGGGCTTTCGACGGCGCCAGGGCCATGATCCGGCTGACGGACAACCTGCAGCTCGACCTGTTCGCCACCAAGGTCGCCGAACTGGACAACGCGGTCGGCGAGCAGGAGTCGATCACCCCCTTCTCTCCGACCCTGGTTTCCGGCAATGCCACCGCCGGCGCCGACGAGGACCAGAACTTCTACGGTGCCTATGCCATGTGGACGCCCGGCAGGCAGGTGGCTGATTTCTACCTGCTCTACATGGAGGACAACTCCCCTACCGTAGTCCCGACCCGGGGTATCGGCGCCGGAACGCCGCTCACCACGGGAACCGAGAATATCGAGCTGTGGACCCTCGGCACCCGCCTGAAGGGGCCGCTGCCGGCCCTGGCCGGTCTCGATTACGGCTTTGAGGGCGCCTACCAGTTCGGTGACGGGGCCGATCTCGATATCAGCGCCTTCGCCCTGCACGGAGAACTCGGTTACGCTCTGCCGCTGTTCAAAAAATCCCGCCTGAGCATCGAGGCCAACTGGGCCAGTGGTGACGACGATCCCACCGACGGCGATTTCAACACCTTCAGCAACCTGTTTCCGACCAACCACCTGCACTACGGCTACATGGATCGGGTCGGCTGGAGCAACGCCCGCAACTACGCGCTCAAGTTGGACAGCCAGGTCACCGCCAAGCTGAAGACCAAACTGCACTTCTGGTATTTCGAACTGGCCGAAGAGGAGGACGCTCTCTACCATGCTGGCGGCGGGACCATTTTCGCTGCTGGCGCCGCCAACGGCGAGCGCGAGGTCGGCCAGGAGATCGATCTGGTCGCGACCTACAAGTACAATCAGGTGCTGACCTTCGAGGCGGCCTACGCGCACTTCTTCGTCGGTGACGCGGTCGAGAACGCCAAAGTTGAAGCGGCAGATGCCGATTTTGCCTACGTGCAGATGAACCTGAAGTTCTGA
- the dapB gene encoding 4-hydroxy-tetrahydrodipicolinate reductase: protein MTRIAVTGAAGRMGGRIITLATESDQLHLVGAVEMAGHPKLGQDAGHVAGCGELGVAISDSLEEALTGADLLIDFTFPQVTLANAAVCARLGKGMVVGSTGFTPEEREQLQGFAEQIPVVFAPNMSVGVNVCFKLLKEIARTLGDGFDVEIVELHHNKKKDSPSGTAVRMGEIVAEALGRDYNQVANYHREGMCGERTTEEIGMQTVRGGDIVGEHTVYFIGMGERIELTHRAMNRDMFARGAIRAASWLGGKPAGMYDMQAVLGLDEG, encoded by the coding sequence ATGACCAGAATAGCCGTTACCGGAGCCGCCGGCCGCATGGGCGGGCGGATCATCACCCTGGCAACCGAAAGTGATCAACTGCATCTCGTCGGCGCCGTCGAGATGGCCGGACACCCGAAACTCGGCCAGGACGCCGGCCATGTCGCCGGTTGCGGCGAACTCGGCGTCGCCATCAGCGATTCCCTGGAAGAGGCGCTGACCGGAGCCGATCTGCTGATCGATTTCACCTTCCCGCAGGTGACCCTGGCCAATGCCGCGGTCTGCGCCCGACTCGGCAAGGGGATGGTGGTCGGTTCGACCGGCTTTACCCCCGAAGAACGGGAACAACTGCAGGGTTTTGCCGAACAGATTCCGGTCGTCTTCGCCCCCAACATGAGCGTCGGCGTCAACGTCTGCTTCAAGCTGCTCAAGGAGATCGCCCGCACCCTGGGGGACGGCTTCGATGTCGAAATCGTCGAGCTGCATCACAACAAAAAGAAAGACTCCCCCTCCGGGACCGCGGTGCGCATGGGCGAGATCGTCGCCGAGGCCCTCGGGCGCGACTACAATCAGGTCGCCAACTACCACCGCGAAGGGATGTGCGGCGAACGGACCACCGAAGAGATCGGCATGCAGACGGTCCGCGGCGGCGATATCGTCGGTGAGCACACCGTCTACTTCATCGGTATGGGCGAACGGATCGAACTGACCCACCGCGCCATGAACCGCGACATGTTCGCCCGCGGCGCCATCCGCGCCGCCTCCTGGCTGGGCGGCAAACCGGCCGGGATGTATGATATGCAGGCTGTTTTGGGCCTGGATGAGGGGTAA
- a CDS encoding LL-diaminopimelate aminotransferase — protein sequence MARINDNYLKLQAGYLFPEISRRVSEFTSANPDVDVIRLGIGDVTRPLVPAVVKAFHEGVDEMARGETFHGYGPEQGYDWLSQIIIDKAYKPLGVELKPSEVFISDGSKCDSANILDIFDLSNKVAIGDPVYPVYNDTNVMVGRSGKMNEQGYYEGIIYMPCTEENGFTPQFPSEKVDLIYLCFPNNPTGTVATREQLKGWVDYALENDAVILFDAAYEAFITEDHIPHSIYQIEGAEKCAIEFRSFSKTAGFTGVRCGLTVVPEALTGTTADGERASFNQLWNRRQCTKFNGVSYPVQKAAAAVYSEEGWAQVKGVIDYYMENARIIREGLTAAGIQCYGGVNAPYIWLKSPQGMSSWDFFDKLLHECSVVGTPGSGFGPSGEGYFRLSAFGERNNVETAVRRIREKWGK from the coding sequence ATGGCACGAATCAACGATAACTACTTGAAACTCCAGGCCGGCTACCTGTTCCCCGAGATCAGCCGGCGGGTTTCCGAATTCACTTCCGCCAACCCGGATGTCGACGTTATCCGACTCGGCATCGGTGATGTCACCAGGCCGCTGGTCCCGGCAGTGGTCAAGGCTTTTCACGAGGGCGTGGATGAGATGGCCCGGGGCGAAACCTTTCACGGTTACGGCCCCGAGCAGGGCTACGACTGGCTGTCGCAGATCATTATTGACAAGGCCTACAAGCCGCTCGGCGTTGAGCTGAAACCGTCCGAAGTGTTCATCTCCGACGGCTCCAAGTGCGACAGTGCCAACATCCTCGACATTTTTGATCTTTCCAACAAGGTCGCCATCGGTGATCCGGTCTATCCGGTCTACAACGACACCAACGTCATGGTCGGCCGCAGCGGAAAGATGAATGAGCAGGGCTACTACGAAGGCATCATCTACATGCCCTGCACCGAGGAGAATGGATTCACTCCGCAGTTCCCGAGCGAGAAGGTCGATCTGATCTACCTCTGTTTCCCGAACAACCCGACCGGCACCGTGGCAACCCGGGAACAGCTCAAGGGCTGGGTCGACTACGCCCTGGAAAACGATGCGGTGATCCTCTTCGACGCCGCCTACGAGGCCTTTATCACCGAAGACCACATTCCCCATTCGATCTACCAGATCGAAGGCGCTGAAAAATGCGCCATCGAGTTCCGTTCCTTTTCCAAAACCGCCGGTTTCACCGGGGTGCGCTGCGGCCTGACCGTGGTTCCCGAAGCATTGACCGGCACCACCGCCGATGGCGAACGCGCCAGCTTCAACCAGCTCTGGAACCGCCGCCAGTGTACCAAGTTCAACGGCGTCTCCTACCCGGTGCAGAAGGCCGCCGCCGCGGTCTACTCGGAAGAGGGCTGGGCCCAGGTCAAGGGGGTGATCGACTATTACATGGAGAACGCCCGGATCATCCGCGAAGGGCTCACCGCCGCCGGCATCCAGTGTTACGGCGGGGTCAACGCCCCCTACATCTGGTTGAAGTCACCACAAGGGATGAGCAGCTGGGATTTCTTCGACAAACTGCTGCACGAATGCTCTGTTGTCGGCACCCCGGGCAGCGGTTTCGGTCCTTCCGGAGAGGGCTACTTCCGCCTCAGCGCCTTCGGTGAGCGGAACAACGTCGAAACCGCGGTCCGGCGCATCCGGGAGAAGTGGGGAAAATAG
- a CDS encoding cation:proton antiporter, which yields MTTISLQDILILLGLALAIAFLCRLIKLSPIIGYLMTGLLVGPYGFHLIKGINDVEMMADIGVIMLLFTIGLEFSVSRILRLKGLLLKCGSTQVILTGLLICGLAVMAGLPMRTAAVLGMALALSSTAIVLKLLLEKGELDSAHGRIALAVLLFQDLSVIFFLVALPLLGGQAREFTLLGVAGALGLLAGLFVFSRYLLQPLLISVLRTRAPELFRLTILFLVLGTAWVTHLAGLSLALGAFLAGLALAESDYSHQALSDIIPFRDTFLAIFFISMGMLVNVRSLSDDGPLILGLFLLLCLLKALIATLAALWARFPLRISLLSGLILFQVGEFSFILLKQARSLYLIPEHSYQITLFVITLSMMTTPLLFSRAGVIAERLAGMLSNRKESWSDTEEEQTANLQGHVVIAGYGLAGRNVARVLRDMQIPYIHIEMNGEIVRRARERGEFIVYGDATSRTVLERVGTGRARALVLAINDPSALAGTIQAAREINDRLYILVRTRFVLDLDRLYEFGADEVIPDEFEASLQMAACLLRSFAIPEGKTLKLIASLRQEHYGGLREPAVPPADLAGYLSVLEDGRIEFRPLPEHSPCMGRTLAELQFRARTGTMVVGVVRKERILYNPTAEFSLEEGDTLMLLGAGEDLDRARQLLHGELSDSPVDTPVS from the coding sequence ATGACCACCATCTCCCTGCAAGATATCCTGATCCTGCTCGGCCTGGCCCTGGCGATCGCTTTTCTCTGCCGCCTGATCAAACTTTCGCCGATCATCGGCTACCTGATGACCGGGTTGCTGGTGGGGCCTTACGGCTTTCACCTGATCAAGGGGATCAACGATGTCGAGATGATGGCCGATATCGGGGTGATCATGCTGCTGTTCACCATCGGCCTGGAGTTCTCGGTCAGCCGGATTCTACGCCTGAAAGGACTGCTGCTGAAGTGCGGCTCCACCCAGGTGATCCTGACCGGCCTGCTGATCTGCGGACTGGCCGTCATGGCCGGGCTGCCGATGCGGACCGCGGCGGTGCTGGGAATGGCCCTGGCACTCTCCTCGACCGCCATCGTCCTCAAGCTGTTGCTGGAAAAAGGCGAACTCGATTCCGCCCATGGCCGGATCGCCCTCGCCGTACTGCTGTTCCAGGATCTGAGCGTGATCTTCTTCCTGGTCGCGCTTCCCCTGTTGGGAGGCCAGGCCCGGGAGTTCACCCTGCTCGGCGTCGCCGGGGCGCTCGGGCTGCTGGCCGGACTGTTCGTTTTTTCCCGCTACCTGCTGCAACCGCTGCTGATCAGCGTGCTGCGCACCAGGGCACCGGAGCTGTTCCGGCTGACCATCCTCTTCCTGGTCCTGGGAACGGCCTGGGTCACCCACCTGGCCGGGCTGTCCCTGGCCCTGGGGGCCTTTCTGGCCGGGCTGGCCCTGGCCGAGTCGGACTACTCGCACCAGGCGCTGTCCGACATCATCCCCTTTCGGGATACCTTCCTGGCGATCTTCTTCATCTCCATGGGAATGCTGGTCAATGTCCGCAGCCTGAGCGACGACGGTCCGCTGATCCTCGGCCTGTTCCTGCTGCTCTGCCTGCTCAAGGCTCTCATCGCCACCCTGGCCGCGCTCTGGGCACGATTTCCGTTGCGCATCTCGCTGCTCTCCGGACTGATCCTGTTTCAGGTCGGGGAGTTCTCCTTCATCCTGCTCAAACAGGCCAGGTCTCTGTATCTGATCCCCGAACACAGTTACCAGATCACCCTGTTCGTCATCACCCTGTCGATGATGACCACGCCGCTGCTCTTCTCGCGCGCCGGGGTCATCGCTGAACGACTGGCGGGCATGCTGAGCAACCGCAAGGAGTCCTGGAGCGACACGGAGGAAGAACAGACCGCCAACCTGCAGGGGCATGTGGTCATCGCCGGCTACGGTCTGGCGGGGCGCAACGTCGCCCGGGTACTCAGGGACATGCAGATTCCCTACATCCACATCGAAATGAACGGTGAGATCGTCCGCCGCGCCCGCGAACGGGGAGAGTTCATCGTCTACGGCGACGCCACGTCACGCACGGTGCTGGAACGGGTCGGTACCGGCCGGGCCCGGGCCCTGGTGCTGGCGATCAATGACCCGTCCGCGCTGGCCGGCACCATCCAGGCCGCCCGGGAAATCAACGACCGGCTCTACATCCTGGTGCGGACCCGCTTCGTCCTCGACCTCGACCGGCTCTACGAATTCGGCGCCGACGAAGTGATTCCCGATGAATTCGAGGCCAGCCTGCAGATGGCGGCATGTCTGCTGCGCAGCTTTGCCATCCCCGAAGGCAAGACCCTCAAGCTGATCGCCTCCCTGCGCCAGGAACACTACGGCGGCCTGCGTGAACCGGCCGTCCCGCCGGCCGACCTGGCCGGCTATCTCAGCGTGCTTGAAGACGGCCGGATCGAGTTCCGCCCCCTCCCCGAACATTCCCCCTGCATGGGGCGCACCCTGGCGGAACTGCAGTTTCGCGCCCGCACCGGGACCATGGTGGTCGGCGTGGTGCGCAAGGAGCGGATTCTCTACAATCCGACTGCCGAATTCAGCCTGGAGGAGGGGGACACCCTGATGCTGCTCGGCGCCGGCGAAGATCTCGACCGGGCCCGCCAGCTGCTCCACGGAGAACTGTCCGATTCCCCTGTGGACACGCCCGTCTCCTGA